One Setaria italica strain Yugu1 unplaced genomic scaffold, Setaria_italica_v2.0 scaffold_255, whole genome shotgun sequence genomic window, AAAGGGTTTTTGGATTTGGATTTCGATCTGGGTTTCAAATCTAATTAGAGTTTGAATTGTGGATTTGAAATGGACATAATGATGGGGGCTTTTGAAAGCATTTGAGGATTTAATAGGGAGTTCGTGGAGATTTGGATAGAGTTAATATTCGTACAAGATTTGAATATTGAATTTAGGATTTTTAGAAAAGGAGATATTTTATGAGGGTTACTCCTAGGATTTGAAGATTCAAATTTAGGACAAATTTCCAGAGCAATTAGATGCATCACATGTGGATTAATGTGTGGGTTTTGAGTAACTTTTAAATATTTTGGCAAAAGAGGTTATGTTATAATtagagaaaaaaattaaaaatttcgtacttttaaatgctctaaaaagtGGGATGTTACAGACACTCCACACCATACTGGAGGGTCGAAGAGACTTGCCGGGAAGCCACCAAGACCTCAAGGTGCCGGCACACCAAACTTACAATGGTGGTTCACTCCATTAACTAATCACAAGGTAGCAACATCTTGTACTCACTCCCtataggcctatcctagcactaataaTCGCtctctaagcttgtgctaattGCCTTTACATGATCACttttgcacttttggtggcatgtATGTGTTCTTAATGTGTCTTGCACTCCAATAGACTCTTGCATACTTCAACAACTCCAAATGAGGGgtagagggggtataaatagcctaaCGGCTAGTAAAACAGTTGTACCAATTAGTCTGACACCCGTCGGAATTTCGGTGCTATAATATGCACCTCCGTGTTTCAGCCATAACTCTCAACTCTGAACTCCGATTACGATGATCTTGTGCTTGTTGGAAAgtttgtgaaactctttacaAAATTATTAAAAAACTCGGACTATTCAATAACATTTTTAGCACcggatgaatggtcaaagtctGAGGGTACCGTGGGATCTTTCGGTCACCATGTCGCTACTTTTCATATTTTGATCAAAACTTTTACTCTGAACTCTGTTTTTGATGATTTTGTACCTGTTGGAAAGCTTGTGAGGTTCATTAGGAGTATCTTGATCACTTTTAATATTGTATGGGGTAAAATGAGCAAAATTTTGTTCACACACGAAGTGAATTTTCCTGGTAGTAATAATATATAAACTTTAAAGTTCGAATAAGATATTGGAGGGGACTTGCACACTTTTCTCGCAGGCATGCATTTGGTTGTTAATAATAGCTTCGGTCTCTTTAAAGTGTTTGAGGCAATCTGCATATTACAACTGCTTCATTATTCAGGCCGAATAAACAGGCCTAGCTCCAGCGTTTTATTATTACTACTAGTACACGTACTCGCTAATAAACACCCTGGGGTTTCACGAATGCGCGACGCAGAGCTTTATTCATGCAGCATGGACCCGTCGACGCCTAGCAGGTAAGGTTGCTCCCCGGGTCGACGCCGAGCTGCCGGCAGTACTGCTTGTAGTAGTTCACCCTCGAGCTCACGGCGCCGGGGTTCTTGCCGTTGCACTCGAGCGCGCCGTTGATGGCCCTGATGGTGGCGCCGAACCCCTGCGGCATCACCCCGTGCACGTTGTTCATCCAGAACCAGAGCGCCGTCTTGAACGAGATCGTGGGATCCTGCGCCACCTTGTCTGGGTTCCCGAGCCCGTCAAAGCCGATGCTCTTCCCCGCCGGCCCGTAGTTGTAGTTCCACGAGATCTGCAGAGGGCCGCGCCCGTAGTACTTCTTCCCCGAGACGCACGGCCACTGCCTGTTGTTCGGGTCGCAATAGCTGTTGCTCTTGTTGATCTCGCTGATGTAGCAGAGGCCTGTTATTTGACATCATCCAAAGACACCATTAAACCATGCAAACCGCGAATAATGATACTAGCTGTACTTCGGCATTTAGTCACGAATGCATGCTACTAGTCTCACGTCCGGTCTCGTGCGCGACGTTCGCGAAGAAGGCGGCGATCTCGCGCTTGCCCTGGGTCTCGGAGCCACCGTGCGCGAAGCCCGGGTACGCGTTGGCGGCGTTCAGGAACGCGCTTCGCGTGTAGAAGTTCTTGCCCTCGCACCCGCTGTCCTGGGACTTGATGCTGTTGAAGAACGCGTCGGTGACGACGCTAGCCACGTTCTGCGCGGCTGCCAGGCCGGCGGCGAAGAGGAGCGCCAGCCCGAGAGCCAGGATCCTCGACGTTGCTGAACTCGCCATACTGGATCACACAGCTTCAGTTGCTTACTAGTGACTAGGTTTCCTTGCTGCTGTGAGGTGTGTTGGGGTGGTGTGTGCTGGTGCCGTTTATATAGGGATCAGGGCATGCATTTTCTCACTGTACTACATGTCATTCAAACTTACCGGCTGGACTCGCAGCTACGTTTCCAGGCGTCCAGCATTGTACTGGCACTAATACGGTTCCACATTACGAACTTGTGGCACATCTCTCAACACGTACTCGCATTTCAGAAGCTGCGACGACTGCCCGCTAGCTGCAACGCAAGAAAAGATTTGTATTTGGTATTTTGGTCCATTGGATAGCAGCCATGTACTTTACTAGTTGGTGGAAATCCTGTGCGTTTTATTGGGAGTCTGGGACAAGTCTTTTGTTTGTTGTGATTTTTTCTCGATCACGTAGACATTGTCATCATCCGGTTGCCGCTGGCAGCCGTATTATGTTGAACCAGTTCCAAGCATCACGCGTGTGTGCGAATTTATTGGTGAAATAAAAATGGCCAATCTAGAGAGGAAACTTCTACGATCTTTGCCGGTCATGTATGTATGCCTAATTTCATTACCCTGTA contains:
- the LOC101766109 gene encoding endochitinase A encodes the protein MASSATSRILALGLALLFAAGLAAAQNVASVVTDAFFNSIKSQDSGCEGKNFYTRSAFLNAANAYPGFAHGGSETQGKREIAAFFANVAHETGRLCYISEINKSNSYCDPNNRQWPCVSGKKYYGRGPLQISWNYNYGPAGKSIGFDGLGNPDKVAQDPTISFKTALWFWMNNVHGVMPQGFGATIRAINGALECNGKNPGAVSSRVNYYKQYCRQLGVDPGSNLTC